The proteins below come from a single Cololabis saira isolate AMF1-May2022 chromosome 2, fColSai1.1, whole genome shotgun sequence genomic window:
- the LOC133464780 gene encoding potassium voltage-gated channel subfamily G member 1-like: protein MPIISNTHQDFSSFSISSDDSSLDRFFTQIPETETVKGVYFQRVQHLRGPQALRSPEALHDPDLHEVDQDLQEVDHSLQALVNVGGSRYSFPWSTLEEFPQSRLGLLSRCSSLEEIARLCDDYDPTNREFFFDRNPLAFRVILNLLAAGKLRLLRELCAVSLHEELQYWGLDPGHMERCCRRRMATRVEEVEEHRRREEEWNRKRMMLRKSISREEGSRRLIWALREVMENPHSGLAGKMFACLSIIMVAVTVVSLCISTMPDLRDEQNRGECSQKCQHMFVVESVCVAWFSLEFLLRFLNAPDKLAFARGPLNVVDAVAILPYYVSLAVDLGDESRGDQGPPEDQGAGRGHLDRLGLVLRLLRALRILYVMRLARHSLGLQTLGRTLRRSVTEFGLLLVFVCVAVALFSPLVHLAESELAPPAGRRGTGSFGSVPASYWWAVISMTTVGYGDMVPRSVPGQLVAFVSILSGILIMAFPATSIFHTFSQEYQELRQENQRIWKQELRQENQQVWNQEHQENQELRQENQQVWNQEHQEEQGGWAQTGSSQTGSSQEDFRSGMLML from the exons ATGCCGATCATCAGCAACACCCACCAGGACTTCAGCAGCTTCTCCATCAGCAGCGACGACAGCAGCCTCGACCGCTTCTTCACCCAGATCCCTGAGACGGAGACGGTTAAAGGCGTCTACTTCCAGCGGGTCCAGCACCTGAGGGGCCCCCAGGCCCTCAGGAGCCCCGAGGCCCTGCATGACCCCGACCTGCATGAGgtggaccaggacctgcaggaggTGGACCACAGCCTGCAGGCCCTGGTGAACGTCGGGgggagccgctactccttccccTGGTCCACCCTGGAGGAGTTTCCCCAGAGTCGCCTGGGTCTcctgagccgctgctcctcacTGGAGGAGATCGCCCGGCTCTGCGACGACTACGACCCGACGAACCGGGAGTTCTTCTTCGACCGGAACCCTTTAGCCTTCAGGGTCATCCTGAACCTCCTGGCTGCAGGGAAGCTGCGTCTGCTCCGGGAGCTGTGCGCCGTCTCCCTGCATGAAGAGCTGCAGTACTGGGGCCTGGACCCGGGTCACATGGAGCGCTGCTGCCGCCGCCGCATGGCGACCCGCGtcgaggaggtggaggagcatCGACGCAGGGAGGAGGAGTGGAACCGGAAGAGGATGATGCTGAGGAAGAGCATCAGCAGAGAGGAGGGCTCCAGGAGGCTGATCTGGGCTCTAAGGGAGGTGATGGAGAATCCTCACTCAGGATTGGCTGGGAAGATGTTTGCCTGCCTGTCAATCATCATGGTGGCCGTCACCGTCGTCAGCCTCTGCATCAGCACCATGCCGGACCTCAGAGACGAGCAGAACAGG GGCGAATGCTCCCAGAAGTGCCAGCACATGTTCGTGGTGGAGTCCGTCTGCGTGGCCTGGTTCAGTCTGGAGTTCCTGCTGCGGTTCCTCAACGCCCCCGATAAACTAGCCTTCGCCCGCGGGCCGCTCAACGTCGTCGACGCCGTGGCCATCCTGCCGTACTATGTGTCCCTGGCAGTGGACCTGGGGGACGAGTCCCGGGGGGACCAGGGGCCCCCGGAGGACCAGGGGGCCGGCAGGGGCCACCTGGACCGCCTCGGCCTGGTCCTGCGGCTGCTCCGGGCCCTCAGGATCCTGTACGTGATGCGGCTAGCGCGCCACTCGCTGGGCCTGCAGACGCTGGGCCGGACCCTGCGGCGCAGCGTCACCGAGTTCGGCCTTCTGCTGGTCTTCGTCTGCGTGGCCGTTGCACTCTTCTCGCCGCTGGTCCACCTGGCAGAGAGCGAGCTGGCCCCACCGGCCGGCCGGCGTGGAACCGGCAGCTTCGGCAGCGTCCCGGCCTCTTACTGGTGGGCCGTCATCTCCATGACGACGGTGGGCTACGGCGACATGGTGCCACGCAGCGTCCCGGGGCAGCTGGTGGCCTTCGTCAGCATCCTGAGCGGCATCCTCATCATGGCGTTTCCCGCCACCTCCATCTTCCACACCTTCTCCCAGGAGTACCAGGAGCTCCGGCAGGAGAACCAGCGGATCTGGAAACAGGAGCTCCGGCAGGAGAACCAGCAGGTCTGGAACCAGGAACACCAGGAGAACCAGGAGCTCCGGCAGGAGAACCAGCAAGTCTGGAACCAGGAACACCAGGAGGAGCAGGGAGGCTGGGCCCAGACCGGTTCCTCCCAGACCGGTTCCTCTCAAGAGGACTTCAGGTCTGGGATGCTGATGCTCTGA